The Streptococcus sp. VT 162 genome has a window encoding:
- a CDS encoding phosphate starvation-inducible protein PhoH has protein sequence MKEHSIDIQLSHPDDLFHLFGSNERHLRLMEEELDVVIHARTEIVQVIGEESACEEARQVIQALMVLVNRGMTVGTPDVVTAISMVKNDEIDKFVALYEEEIIKDNTGKPIRVKTLGQKLYVDSVKQHDVTFGIGPAGTGKTFLAVTLAVTALKRGQVKRIILTRPAVEAGESLGFLPGDLKEKVDPYLRPVYDALYQILGKDQTTRLMEREIIEIAPLAYMRGRTLDDAFVILDEAQNTTIMQMKMFLTRLGFNSKMIVNGDISQIDLPRNVKSGLIDAQEKLKNIHQIDFVHFSAKDVVRHPVVAQIIRAYEPAPVKVEEKNQETE, from the coding sequence TTGAAGGAACATTCAATAGACATTCAACTGAGTCATCCAGATGACTTGTTCCATCTTTTTGGTTCCAATGAGCGCCATCTTCGTTTGATGGAAGAAGAGCTCGATGTGGTGATTCATGCTCGTACGGAGATTGTGCAGGTTATCGGAGAAGAGTCTGCCTGTGAGGAAGCCCGTCAGGTTATTCAGGCTTTGATGGTCTTGGTAAATCGTGGAATGACAGTCGGCACGCCAGATGTGGTGACTGCGATTAGCATGGTCAAAAACGATGAAATCGACAAGTTTGTCGCCCTTTACGAAGAAGAAATTATCAAGGACAATACTGGGAAACCAATTCGTGTCAAAACCTTGGGTCAAAAGCTTTATGTGGACAGTGTCAAACAGCATGATGTGACCTTTGGAATCGGACCTGCAGGGACAGGGAAGACCTTTCTTGCAGTGACCTTGGCAGTGACTGCCCTTAAACGCGGGCAGGTCAAGCGGATTATCCTTACTCGTCCAGCAGTGGAAGCAGGTGAGAGTCTAGGATTTCTTCCGGGTGATCTCAAGGAGAAGGTCGATCCTTATCTTCGACCAGTTTATGATGCCTTGTATCAGATTCTCGGGAAAGACCAAACGACCCGTCTCATGGAGCGTGAGATTATCGAAATCGCGCCCCTTGCCTATATGCGTGGCCGGACTTTGGATGATGCCTTTGTCATTCTCGATGAGGCACAAAATACGACCATCATGCAGATGAAGATGTTCTTGACTCGTTTAGGCTTTAATTCGAAGATGATTGTCAATGGAGATATCAGCCAGATTGACCTGCCACGTAATGTTAAGTCCGGTTTGATTGATGCTCAAGAAAAGCTCAAGAACATTCACCAAATCGACTTTGTTCATTTTTCAGCCAAGGATGTGGTTCGCCATCCAGTTGTCGCTCAGATTATCCGAGCTTATGAACCGGCTCCAGTTAAGGTTGAAGAAAAGAACCAAGAAACAGAATAG
- a CDS encoding nucleotidyltransferase, producing MIKKLEEMSLEELWQLFPIFLVEHKPEWKDWYESEKANLKKILGTNVIKRIEHIGSTAIPNIWAKNIVDILLEVGRIEDLARVRDLLVKNGWLVMSESPNRISLNKGYTDQGFAEKVFHLHLRMTGDHDEIYFRDYLCQHPDIAQAYQELKLSLWKKFEHNRDAYTDAKTDFINHYVSEAKSSNFQESEKCHQKTLDRRKN from the coding sequence ATGATAAAGAAACTTGAAGAAATGAGTTTAGAGGAACTCTGGCAACTTTTTCCGATTTTTTTAGTAGAGCACAAGCCAGAGTGGAAAGACTGGTATGAATCGGAAAAAGCAAATCTGAAAAAAATATTGGGTACAAATGTTATTAAAAGAATAGAACATATCGGTAGCACTGCTATCCCTAATATTTGGGCCAAAAATATCGTTGATATTCTGTTAGAAGTAGGTAGAATAGAGGATTTAGCAAGAGTTAGGGATTTATTGGTGAAGAATGGTTGGCTAGTGATGTCAGAGAGTCCTAACAGGATTTCGCTAAATAAAGGATATACAGATCAGGGATTTGCTGAGAAAGTTTTTCATTTACATTTGCGAATGACGGGAGATCATGACGAGATTTATTTTAGAGATTATCTCTGCCAGCATCCTGATATCGCCCAAGCGTATCAGGAATTAAAACTAAGTTTGTGGAAAAAATTTGAACACAATCGAGACGCCTATACAGATGCTAAAACAGATTTTATAAACCACTACGTTTCAGAGGCTAAGTCCAGTAATTTTCAAGAATCAGAAAAGTGTCATCAAAAAACTCTTGATAGGAGAAAGAATTGA
- a CDS encoding S1 RNA-binding protein has translation MNTNLASFIVGLIIDENDRFYFVQKDGQTYALAKEEGQHTVGDSVKGFAYTDMKQKLRLTTLEVTATQDQFGWGTVTEVRKDLGVFVDTGLPDKEIVVSLDILPELKELWPKKGDKLYIRLEVDKKDRIWGVLAYQEDFQRLARPAYNNMQNQNWPAIVYRLKLSGTFVYLPENNMLGFIHPSERYAEPRLGQVLDARVIGFREVDRTLNLSLKPRSFEMLENDAQMILTYLESNGGFMTLNDKSSPDDIKATFGISKGQFKKALGGLMKAGKIKQDQFGTELI, from the coding sequence ATGAATACAAATCTTGCAAGTTTTATCGTTGGACTCATCATCGATGAAAATGACCGTTTTTACTTTGTGCAAAAGGATGGTCAGACTTACGCCCTTGCCAAGGAAGAAGGTCAGCATACGGTAGGGGATTCGGTCAAAGGTTTTGCCTACACGGATATGAAGCAAAAACTCCGTCTGACCACTCTAGAAGTGACTGCCACTCAGGACCAATTTGGTTGGGGAACCGTAACAGAAGTTCGTAAGGACTTGGGTGTCTTTGTCGATACCGGTCTACCTGATAAAGAAATCGTAGTGTCACTGGATATCCTACCTGAACTAAAAGAGCTCTGGCCCAAGAAGGGCGACAAACTCTACATCCGTCTAGAAGTAGACAAGAAAGATCGTATCTGGGGAGTTTTGGCTTATCAGGAAGACTTCCAACGTTTGGCTCGTCCTGCCTACAACAACATGCAGAACCAAAACTGGCCAGCCATTGTTTACCGCCTCAAGCTATCGGGAACTTTTGTTTACCTGCCAGAGAATAACATGCTTGGTTTCATTCACCCAAGTGAACGCTACGCAGAGCCACGTTTGGGGCAAGTGTTAGATGCGCGTGTCATCGGTTTCCGTGAAGTGGACCGTACTCTTAACCTCTCCCTCAAACCACGTTCTTTTGAAATGTTGGAAAATGATGCCCAGATGATTTTGACCTACTTGGAAAGCAATGGCGGTTTCATGACCTTGAATGATAAGTCATCTCCTGACGATATCAAGGCAACCTTTGGTATCTCTAAAGGTCAGTTCAAGAAAGCACTCGGTGGCTTGATGAAGGCTGGCAAAATCAAGCAAGACCAGTTTGGGACAGAGTTGATTTAG
- a CDS encoding ribosome-recycling factor, translating into MANAIVEKAKERMTQSHQSLAREFGGIRAGRANASLLDRIHVEYYGVETPLNQIASITIPEARVLLVTPFDKSSLKDIERALNASDLGITPANDGSVIRLVIPALTEETRRDLAKEVKKVGENAKVAVRNIRRDAMDEAKKQEKAKEITEDELKTLEKDIQKVTDDAVKHIDDMTANKEKEILEV; encoded by the coding sequence ATGGCTAATGCAATTGTAGAAAAAGCAAAAGAGAGAATGACCCAGTCTCATCAATCACTTGCTCGTGAATTTGGTGGTATCCGTGCCGGTCGTGCCAACGCAAGCTTGCTAGACCGTATCCATGTAGAATACTATGGAGTCGAAACTCCTCTTAACCAAATCGCTTCAATTACTATTCCAGAAGCGCGTGTCTTGTTGGTAACACCATTTGACAAGTCTTCATTGAAAGACATCGAACGTGCCTTGAACGCTTCTGATCTTGGTATTACACCAGCTAATGACGGTTCTGTGATCCGCTTGGTTATCCCAGCTCTTACAGAAGAAACTCGTCGTGACCTTGCCAAAGAAGTGAAGAAGGTCGGTGAAAATGCTAAAGTGGCTGTCCGCAATATCCGTCGTGATGCTATGGATGAAGCTAAGAAACAAGAAAAAGCAAAAGAAATCACTGAAGACGAATTGAAGACTCTTGAAAAAGATATTCAAAAAGTAACAGACGATGCTGTGAAACACATCGACGACATGACTGCCAATAAAGAAAAAGAAATCTTGGAAGTCTAA
- the pyrH gene encoding uridylate kinase (Catalyzes the phosphorylation of UMP to UDP), translating into MANPKYKRILIKLSGEALAGERGVGIDIQTVQTIAKEIQEVHSLGIEIALVIGGGNLWRGEPAAEAGMDRVQADYTGMLGTVMNALVMADSLQQVGVDTRVQTAIAMQQVAEPYVRGRALRHLEKGRIVIFGAGIGSPYFSTDTTAALRAAEIEADAILMAKNGVDGVYNADPKKDKTAVKFEELTHRDVINKGLRIMDSTASTLSMDNDIDLVVFNMNQPGNIKRVVFGENIGTTVSNNIEEKE; encoded by the coding sequence ATGGCGAATCCCAAGTATAAACGTATTTTAATCAAGTTATCAGGTGAAGCCCTTGCCGGTGAACGTGGCGTAGGGATTGATATCCAGACAGTTCAAACAATCGCAAAAGAGATTCAAGAAGTTCATAGCTTAGGTATCGAAATTGCCCTTGTTATTGGTGGAGGAAATCTCTGGCGCGGAGAACCTGCTGCAGAAGCAGGAATGGACCGTGTTCAGGCAGATTACACTGGAATGCTTGGGACCGTGATGAATGCTCTTGTGATGGCAGATTCATTGCAGCAAGTTGGTGTCGATACGCGTGTGCAAACTGCCATTGCTATGCAACAAGTGGCAGAACCTTACGTACGTGGACGTGCCCTTCGCCACCTTGAAAAAGGCCGCATCGTTATCTTTGGTGCTGGAATTGGTTCACCTTACTTCTCAACAGATACAACAGCAGCCCTTCGTGCAGCTGAAATCGAAGCGGATGCCATCCTTATGGCTAAAAATGGCGTAGACGGTGTTTACAATGCCGATCCTAAGAAAGACAAGACAGCTGTTAAGTTTGAAGAATTGACCCACCGTGATGTTATCAATAAAGGTCTTCGTATCATGGACTCAACTGCTTCAACCCTCTCTATGGACAACGACATTGACTTGGTTGTCTTCAATATGAACCAACCAGGCAACATCAAACGTGTCGTATTTGGTGAAAATATCGGAACAACAGTTTCAAACAATATCGAAGAAAAGGAATAA
- a CDS encoding tRNA (uracil-5-)-methyltransferase, whose product MSQSYINVIGAGLAGSEAAYQIAERGIPVKLYEMRGVKSTPQHKTDNFAELVCSNSLRGDALTNAVGLLKEEMRRLGSVILESAEATRVPAGGALAVDRDGFSQMVTEKVANHPLIEVVRDEITELPTDVITVVATGPLTSDALAEKIHALNDGDGFYFYDAAAPIIDVNTIDMSKVYLKSRYDKGEAAYLNAPMTKQEFMDFHEALVNAEEAQLNSFEKEKYFEGCMPIEVMAKRGIKTMLYGPMKPVGLEYPDDYTGPRDGEFKTPYAVVQLRQDNAAGSLYNIVGFQTHLKWGEQKRVFQMIPGLENAEFVRYGVMHRNSYMDSPNLLEQTYRSKKQPNLFFAGQMTGVEGYVESAASGLVAGINAARLFKGESEAIFPETTAIGSLAHYITHADSKHFQPMNVNFGIIKELEGERIRDKKARYEKIAERALTDLEEFLTV is encoded by the coding sequence GTGTCTCAATCTTATATCAATGTTATCGGAGCAGGTTTGGCAGGGTCTGAAGCTGCTTATCAAATCGCAGAACGTGGTATTCCAGTTAAACTTTATGAAATGCGTGGGGTCAAGTCAACACCTCAGCACAAAACAGACAATTTTGCTGAATTGGTTTGTTCCAATTCCTTACGTGGGGATGCTTTGACAAATGCCGTTGGGCTTCTCAAGGAAGAAATGCGTCGCTTGGGTTCTGTTATCTTGGAATCTGCTGAAGCTACACGTGTTCCTGCGGGCGGTGCCCTTGCGGTGGACCGTGACGGCTTCTCCCAAATGGTGACCGAAAAAGTAGCCAACCACCCCTTGATTGAGGTGGTTCGTGATGAAATTACAGAATTGCCAACGGATGTTATTACAGTTGTCGCTACTGGTCCTTTGACTAGTGATGCCTTAGCTGAAAAGATTCATGCCCTTAATGATGGGGATGGATTCTATTTCTACGATGCGGCGGCGCCGATTATCGATGTCAACACCATTGATATGAGCAAGGTCTATCTCAAGTCTCGTTATGACAAGGGAGAGGCGGCCTACCTCAATGCTCCAATGACCAAGCAAGAGTTTATGGATTTCCATGAAGCCTTGGTCAATGCGGAAGAAGCACAGCTCAATTCGTTTGAAAAAGAAAAGTACTTTGAAGGTTGTATGCCAATCGAAGTCATGGCTAAGCGTGGCATTAAAACCATGCTTTATGGTCCCATGAAACCAGTCGGTCTGGAGTACCCAGACGACTATACGGGGCCTCGTGATGGCGAATTCAAAACCCCTTATGCAGTTGTCCAGCTTCGTCAGGATAATGCGGCTGGTAGCCTCTACAATATCGTCGGTTTCCAGACCCACCTCAAATGGGGAGAACAAAAGCGTGTCTTCCAAATGATTCCAGGTCTTGAAAATGCTGAGTTTGTCCGTTATGGGGTCATGCATCGCAATTCTTATATGGATTCACCAAATCTTCTTGAACAGACTTACCGTTCTAAGAAACAACCAAACCTCTTCTTTGCTGGTCAAATGACGGGTGTAGAAGGCTATGTTGAGTCAGCAGCTTCAGGCTTGGTTGCAGGTATTAACGCAGCTCGTCTCTTTAAGGGTGAAAGTGAAGCTATCTTCCCAGAGACCACAGCGATTGGAAGTCTGGCTCATTACATCACTCACGCTGATAGCAAACATTTCCAACCAATGAATGTCAATTTTGGGATTATCAAGGAATTGGAAGGCGAGCGTATCCGTGATAAAAAAGCTCGTTATGAAAAAATTGCAGAGCGTGCTCTTACCGACTTAGAGGAATTTTTAACGGTTTAA
- a CDS encoding 16S rRNA methyltransferase gives MQIQKSFKGQSPYGKLYLVATPIGNLDDITFRAIQTLKEVDWIAAEDTRNTGLLLKHFDISTKQISFHEHNAKEKIPDLIEFLKAGQSIAQVSDAGLPSISDPGHDLVKSAIGEEIAVVTVPGASAGISALIASGLAPQPHIFYGFLPRKSGQQKQFFDLKKDYPETQIFYESPHRVADTLENMLAVYGDRSVVLVRELTKIYEEYQRGKISELLESIAETPLKGECLLIVEGASQDVEEKDEEDLFSEIQSRIQQGMKKNQAIKEVAKLYQWNKSQLYAAYHDWEEDQEND, from the coding sequence ATGCAGATTCAAAAAAGTTTTAAGGGGCAGTCTCCATATGGCAAACTTTATCTAGTGGCAACGCCGATTGGCAATCTAGACGATATTACCTTTCGTGCCATCCAGACCTTGAAAGAGGTGGACTGGATTGCTGCTGAGGATACTCGCAATACGGGTCTTTTGCTCAAGCATTTTGACATTTCGACCAAGCAGATCAGTTTCCATGAGCACAACGCCAAGGAAAAAATTCCTGATTTGATTGAGTTTTTGAAAGCTGGACAAAGTATTGCTCAGGTATCAGATGCGGGTCTGCCTAGTATCTCAGATCCTGGTCATGATTTAGTTAAGTCAGCTATCGGGGAAGAGATTGCAGTTGTTACCGTTCCGGGTGCCTCTGCTGGAATTTCTGCCTTGATTGCCAGTGGCCTAGCACCACAACCACATATCTTTTACGGTTTCTTACCGAGAAAATCAGGCCAGCAAAAGCAATTTTTCGACTTGAAAAAAGATTATCCAGAAACTCAGATTTTCTATGAATCGCCCCATCGTGTAGCGGATACGCTAGAAAATATGCTAGCAGTCTACGGCGACCGCTCGGTGGTCTTGGTTAGAGAATTAACCAAAATCTATGAAGAATACCAACGAGGAAAGATTTCAGAGCTACTAGAAAGTATTGCTGAAACGCCACTCAAGGGTGAATGCCTTCTCATCGTTGAAGGCGCCAGTCAGGATGTGGAAGAAAAGGACGAGGAGGACTTGTTTTCAGAAATCCAATCTCGTATCCAGCAAGGCATGAAGAAAAATCAAGCCATAAAGGAAGTTGCAAAACTCTACCAGTGGAATAAGAGTCAGCTCTACGCTGCCTACCACGATTGGGAAGAAGATCAAGAAAATGACTAA
- a CDS encoding DNA replication initiation control protein YabA, producing MDKKELFDALDDFSQQLLVTLADVEAIKKNLKSLVEENTALRLENSKLRERLGEVEADTPVKAKHVRESVRRIYKDGFHVCNDFYGQRREQDEECMFCDELLYRE from the coding sequence ATGGACAAAAAAGAATTATTTGACGCGCTGGATGATTTTTCCCAACAGTTACTGGTGACCTTGGCCGATGTGGAAGCCATCAAGAAAAATCTCAAGAGCCTGGTAGAGGAAAATACAGCTCTTCGCTTGGAAAATAGTAAGTTGCGCGAACGCTTGGGCGAGGTAGAAGCAGATACACCCGTTAAGGCCAAGCATGTTCGTGAAAGCGTCCGTCGAATCTATAAGGACGGGTTTCACGTTTGTAATGATTTTTATGGACAACGCCGAGAACAGGACGAGGAATGTATGTTCTGTGACGAGTTGTTGTACAGGGAGTAG
- a CDS encoding DNA polymerase III subunit delta' (catalyzes the DNA-template-directed extension of the 3'-end of a DNA strand; the delta' subunit seems to interact with the gamma subunit to transfer the beta subunit on the DNA.), whose translation MKQDQLKAWQPDQFDRFVRILEQDQLNHAYLFSGFFGSLEMAQFLAKSLFCTDKVGVLPCEKCRNCKLIEQEEFPDVTLIKPVNQVIKTERIRELVGQFSQAGIESQQQVFIIEQAEKMHPNAANSLLKVIEEPQSEVYIFFLTSDEEKMLPTIRSRTQIFHFKKQEEKLILLLEQMGLVKKKATLLAHFCQSRFEAEKLANQASFWTLVEESERLLTWLLAKRKESYLQVAKLASLADDKEKQDQVLRILEVLCGQDLLQARIRQILQDLLEARKMWQANVSFQNVMEYLVLKEI comes from the coding sequence ATGAAACAAGATCAACTAAAGGCTTGGCAGCCAGACCAGTTTGACCGCTTTGTCCGTATCCTAGAACAAGACCAGCTCAATCACGCCTATCTCTTTTCGGGATTCTTTGGAAGCTTGGAAATGGCGCAGTTTTTGGCTAAGAGCCTCTTTTGTACGGATAAAGTAGGCGTTCTACCATGTGAGAAATGCCGAAACTGTAAGCTGATTGAACAGGAAGAATTTCCCGATGTTACCTTGATTAAGCCAGTCAATCAGGTCATCAAGACAGAACGGATTCGAGAATTAGTGGGTCAGTTTTCCCAAGCAGGGATTGAAAGTCAGCAACAGGTTTTTATTATCGAGCAGGCGGAGAAAATGCATCCTAACGCGGCTAATTCTCTGCTCAAGGTCATCGAAGAACCCCAGAGTGAAGTTTATATTTTTTTCTTGACCAGCGATGAGGAAAAGATGTTGCCAACTATCCGGAGTCGGACCCAGATTTTTCACTTTAAAAAGCAAGAAGAAAAGCTCATCTTGCTCCTAGAACAAATGGGACTGGTTAAGAAAAAAGCGACTCTTTTAGCCCATTTTTGTCAGTCACGTTTTGAAGCAGAAAAACTGGCAAATCAGGCAAGTTTTTGGACCTTGGTGGAAGAGAGTGAACGCCTGCTGACCTGGTTATTAGCTAAGAGAAAAGAAAGTTATCTGCAAGTTGCTAAATTAGCCAGCTTAGCAGATGACAAGGAAAAACAAGATCAGGTCTTGCGAATCCTCGAAGTGCTCTGTGGACAGGACCTCTTGCAAGCAAGAATTCGACAGATTTTACAAGATTTGCTGGAAGCTAGAAAAATGTGGCAGGCTAATGTCAGCTTTCAAAATGTCATGGAATATCTGGTCTTGAAAGAAATATAA
- a CDS encoding thymidylate kinase gives MSKGFLVSFEGPEGAGKTSVLETLLPILEEKGVEVLTTREPGGVLIGEKIREVILDPSHTQMDPKTELLLYIASRRQHLVEKVLPALEDGKLVIMDRFIDSSVAYQGFGRGLDIAAIDWLNHFATDGLKPDLTLYFDIEVEEGLARIAANSDREVNRLDLEGLDLHKKVRQGYLSLLDKEGNRIVKIDASLPLEQVVETTKAVLFDRMGLDK, from the coding sequence ATGTCAAAAGGATTTTTAGTCTCTTTTGAGGGACCAGAGGGAGCAGGAAAGACCAGTGTTTTAGAGACTCTACTCCCAATTTTAGAGGAAAAAGGAGTAGAAGTGTTGACGACCCGTGAACCTGGCGGAGTCTTGATCGGGGAGAAGATTAGGGAAGTGATTTTGGATCCAAGTCATACGCAGATGGATCCTAAAACAGAGCTTCTTCTCTATATCGCCAGTCGCAGACAGCATTTGGTAGAAAAAGTTCTTCCAGCACTTGAAGATGGCAAGTTGGTCATTATGGACCGCTTCATCGATAGTTCTGTTGCTTATCAGGGATTTGGCCGTGGCTTGGATATTGCTGCCATTGATTGGCTCAATCACTTTGCGACAGATGGCCTTAAACCCGATTTGACCCTCTATTTTGACATTGAGGTGGAAGAAGGACTGGCTCGCATTGCTGCCAATAGTGATCGCGAGGTCAATCGTTTGGACTTGGAAGGCTTGGACTTGCACAAGAAAGTTCGTCAAGGTTACCTTTCTCTTCTGGACAAAGAAGGAAATCGCATTGTCAAGATTGATGCGAGTCTTCCTTTGGAGCAAGTTGTGGAAACGACCAAGGCTGTCTTGTTTGATAGAATGGGCTTGGATAAATGA
- a CDS encoding pyrroline-5-carboxylate reductase: MKIGFVGLGNMGASLAKAVLQAKTGAQILLANRSQAKVDAFIANFGGQASSNDEIFAEADVIFLGVKPAQFSDLLSQYQTILEKRESLLLISMAAGLTLEKLASLIPSQHRIIRIMPNTPVAIGQGVISYAMSANCLAEDGELFCQLLANAGLLVELGDDLIDAATGLAGCGPAFVYLFIEALADAGVQSGLPRETALKMAAQTVVGAGQMVLESQQHPAVLKDQVCSPGGSTIAGVASLEEHAFRGTVMDAVQQAYKRTQELGK; encoded by the coding sequence ATGAAGATTGGATTTGTCGGTTTGGGGAATATGGGTGCTAGTTTGGCCAAGGCTGTCTTGCAGGCCAAGACGGGTGCTCAGATTCTCCTTGCCAATCGTAGTCAAGCAAAAGTAGATGCTTTCATTGCTAACTTTGGTGGTCAGGCTTCCAGCAATGACGAAATCTTCGCAGAAGCAGATGTGATTTTTCTAGGAGTTAAGCCTGCTCAGTTCTCAGACTTGCTTTCTCAATACCAGACCATCCTTGAAAAAAGAGAGAGTCTTCTTTTGATTTCCATGGCAGCTGGATTGACTTTGGAAAAACTAGCTAGTCTTATCCCAAGTCAACATCGTATCATTCGCATCATGCCCAATACTCCAGTGGCTATCGGTCAAGGGGTGATTAGTTATGCCATGTCAGCAAACTGTCTTGCTGAGGACGGTGAACTCTTTTGTCAGCTTTTAGCCAATGCGGGTCTATTGGTTGAGCTTGGGGATGACTTAATTGATGCGGCGACAGGTCTTGCAGGTTGTGGGCCAGCCTTTGTCTACCTCTTTATCGAGGCTTTGGCAGATGCAGGTGTTCAGTCAGGATTGCCACGAGAAACGGCTTTGAAAATGGCAGCCCAAACAGTAGTTGGAGCTGGACAAATGGTTCTGGAAAGTCAGCAACATCCTGCGGTCTTGAAAGACCAAGTTTGCAGTCCAGGTGGTTCGACTATCGCTGGTGTAGCAAGTCTGGAAGAACATGCCTTTAGAGGCACAGTCATGGACGCAGTTCAGCAAGCCTACAAACGAACACAAGAATTAGGTAAATAA
- a CDS encoding gamma-glutamyl phosphate reductase: MVSTQEQFEQVQAVKKSINTASEAVKNQALLAMADYLLAATEEILEANALDMAAAKGKISDVMLDRLYLDEGRIEAMARGIREVVALPDPIGEVLETSHLENGLVITKKRVAMGVIGIIYESRPNVTSDAAALALKSGNAVVLRSGKDAYQTAHAIVTALKKGLETTIIHPEVIQLVEDTSRESSYAMMKAKGYLDLLIPRGGAGLINAVVENAIVPVIETGTGIVHVYVDKDADEDKALSIINNAKTSRPSVCNAMEVLLVHEDKAARFLPRLEKVLVTSRKEAGLEPIQFRLDSKASQFVSGRAAEAQDFDTEFLDYILAVKVVSSLEEAVAHIEAHSTHHSDAIVTENVEAAAYFTDQVDSAAVYVNASTRFTDGGQFGLGCEMGISTQKLHARGPMGLKELTSYKYVVTGDGQIRE, from the coding sequence ATGGTAAGTACACAAGAACAATTCGAACAGGTACAGGCTGTTAAGAAATCAATCAATACTGCCAGTGAAGCAGTGAAAAACCAAGCCTTGCTAGCTATGGCTGATTATTTATTGGCAGCTACTGAGGAGATTTTAGAGGCCAATGCCCTCGATATGGCAGCGGCCAAGGGGAAAATCTCAGATGTCATGCTAGACCGTCTTTATTTGGATGAGGGACGTATAGAAGCGATGGCAAGAGGGATTCGTGAAGTGGTTGCTTTACCAGATCCTATTGGTGAGGTCCTAGAGACAAGTCATCTTGAAAATGGCTTGGTAATCACCAAAAAACGTGTGGCTATGGGGGTTATTGGTATTATCTATGAAAGCCGTCCAAATGTGACGTCTGATGCGGCTGCTTTGGCTCTCAAAAGTGGCAATGCGGTCGTTCTTCGTAGTGGTAAGGACGCCTACCAAACAGCTCATGCTATTGTCACAGCCTTAAAGAAGGGCTTGGAGACGACGATCATCCATCCAGAGGTGATTCAACTGGTGGAAGATACTAGTCGTGAAAGTAGCTATGCTATGATGAAGGCCAAGGGTTATCTAGACCTTCTTATTCCTCGTGGAGGTGCTGGCTTGATCAATGCCGTGGTTGAAAATGCTATCGTACCCGTTATCGAGACAGGAACTGGGATTGTCCATGTCTATGTGGATAAGGATGCAGACGAAGACAAGGCTCTATCGATTATCAACAATGCTAAAACCAGTCGTCCTTCTGTCTGCAATGCTATGGAGGTCTTGCTGGTTCATGAAGACAAGGCAGCACGTTTTCTTCCTCGCTTGGAGAAAGTGCTGGTTACAAGTCGGAAAGAAGCTGGACTGGAACCAATTCAATTTCGTTTGGATAGCAAAGCAAGTCAGTTTGTTTCAGGTCGAGCAGCTGAGGCACAAGACTTTGACACCGAGTTTTTAGACTATATCCTAGCGGTTAAGGTTGTGAGCAGTTTAGAAGAAGCGGTTGCGCATATTGAAGCTCACAGTACCCATCATTCGGATGCCATTGTGACAGAAAATGTTGAAGCTGCAGCCTACTTTACAGATCAAGTGGACTCTGCCGCGGTTTATGTCAATGCCTCGACTCGTTTCACTGATGGTGGCCAGTTTGGCCTTGGATGTGAGATGGGGATTTCTACTCAGAAACTGCATGCGCGTGGGCCTATGGGCTTGAAAGAGTTGACCAGCTACAAGTATGTGGTTACTGGTGACGGACAGATAAGGGAGTAA